In uncultured Bacteroides sp., one genomic interval encodes:
- a CDS encoding HAD-IIIA family hydrolase gives MSTINYDLKKIKAMAFDVDGVLSPETIPLHPSGEPMRCVNIKDGYAIQLAVKHGLLVAIITGGRTNAVRVRFEGLGVKDLYLGSSIKINDYNDFKNKYNLTDEEILFMGDDIPDLEVLQTCGLPCCPSDAAPEVKAASMYISHKNGGYGCGRDVVEQVLKAQGKWMNGEAFGW, from the coding sequence ATGAGTACTATAAATTACGATTTAAAGAAAATAAAAGCAATGGCTTTTGATGTGGATGGAGTATTGAGTCCTGAGACTATTCCATTGCATCCAAGCGGAGAGCCAATGCGTTGCGTAAATATCAAAGATGGATATGCAATTCAGTTGGCTGTAAAGCATGGATTACTTGTGGCAATTATTACTGGAGGTAGGACAAATGCTGTACGCGTTCGTTTTGAAGGACTGGGAGTAAAGGACCTTTATCTGGGATCAAGCATAAAGATCAACGATTATAACGATTTTAAGAATAAGTATAATCTCACTGATGAAGAAATCCTTTTTATGGGAGATGATATTCCTGATCTGGAAGTACTTCAAACCTGCGGACTACCTTGTTGCCCTTCCGATGCTGCTCCTGAAGTGAAAGCTGCTTCGATGTATATTTCACATAAGAATGGCGGATATGGTTGTGGACGTGATGTTGTAGAGCAAGTGTTGAAGGCTCAGGGAAAATGGATGAATGGAGAAGCTTTTGGCTGGTAA
- a CDS encoding DUF2520 domain-containing protein translates to MLISMKENKIVFIGAGNLATNLAEAFHDRHIKIAQIYSRTEDSAKNLAKAVEADYTTELEKVINDADIYIVALKDDALIELMPQIIAGKENALMAHTSGSLPLSIWPESVKRKGVFYPLQTFSKQRKVDFQNISTFIESNNSADNQLLKELASCVTNNVSELSSEKRRQIHLAAVFACNFTNHMYALAEKLLQQYGMPFSYMLPLIEETERKAQVLSPKEAQTGPAVRYDEKIINKHLELLSNEPEMQEIYKLISKSIHKL, encoded by the coding sequence ATATTAATAAGTATGAAGGAAAATAAAATCGTTTTTATTGGAGCGGGAAATCTGGCAACTAATCTTGCAGAGGCTTTCCACGACCGACATATCAAAATAGCTCAGATCTACAGCCGCACTGAAGATTCTGCTAAAAATTTGGCAAAAGCTGTTGAGGCTGATTATACAACAGAACTGGAAAAAGTTATCAATGATGCCGATATTTATATTGTAGCATTGAAAGACGATGCTTTGATAGAACTTATGCCTCAGATTATTGCGGGGAAAGAAAATGCTTTAATGGCGCATACTTCAGGTAGTTTACCATTGAGTATCTGGCCTGAATCGGTAAAACGAAAAGGTGTTTTTTATCCGCTTCAAACTTTTAGCAAGCAACGAAAGGTTGATTTCCAAAACATTTCGACTTTTATTGAAAGCAATAACTCTGCAGATAATCAACTTTTAAAAGAATTAGCAAGTTGTGTAACCAATAATGTTAGTGAACTTTCGTCAGAAAAGCGCAGGCAAATTCATTTGGCTGCTGTCTTTGCCTGTAATTTTACTAATCACATGTATGCCCTTGCAGAAAAATTGCTTCAACAATACGGAATGCCATTTAGTTATATGCTTCCGTTAATAGAAGAGACTGAAAGGAAAGCGCAAGTCCTTTCACCTAAAGAAGCACAAACTGGTCCGGCTGTGCGTTATGATGAGAAGATCATTAATAAGCATCTGGAGCTATTATCCAACGAACCTGAAATGCAGGAAATTTATAAATTGATTAGTAAGAGCATACATAAACTATGA
- a CDS encoding Maf-like protein, whose product MLDNLSKYKIILASNSPRRKELMTGLGIKYSVKTLPDIDESYPETLVGGEIPVYIAKGKADAYMHLIKPDQLIITADTIVWLDGKVLGKPQDEDEAREMLRSLSGKTHQVYTGVCLTTKTFQRSFSSVSDVTFATLTDEEIDYYVDLYLPMDKAGAYGVQEWIGYIGVENITGSYFNVMGLPIQRLYRELKTL is encoded by the coding sequence ATGCTGGATAATTTAAGTAAATACAAAATAATACTTGCATCGAACTCTCCCAGAAGAAAAGAGTTGATGACTGGATTAGGAATAAAATATTCTGTTAAAACATTACCCGATATAGATGAATCATACCCCGAAACCTTGGTTGGAGGAGAGATCCCTGTTTATATTGCCAAAGGAAAGGCGGATGCTTACATGCATCTTATCAAGCCTGATCAGTTAATTATTACTGCTGATACAATAGTTTGGCTGGATGGCAAAGTTCTTGGTAAACCTCAGGATGAGGATGAGGCTAGAGAGATGCTGAGAAGTCTTTCGGGTAAAACACATCAGGTTTATACAGGTGTTTGTCTTACAACGAAAACATTTCAAAGAAGTTTCTCATCGGTGAGCGATGTTACATTTGCTACATTAACCGATGAAGAAATAGACTATTATGTAGATCTGTATCTCCCAATGGATAAAGCCGGAGCTTATGGTGTTCAGGAATGGATTGGCTATATTGGGGTAGAGAATATAACCGGATCGTACTTTAATGTTATGGGATTACCTATTCAACGACTTTATCGTGAATTGAAGACTTTATAA
- a CDS encoding phosphoglycerate kinase, translating into MQTIDKFNFAGKKAFVRVDFNVPLDENFNITDDNRIRAALPTLKKIIADGGSLIIGSHLGRPKGATDKFSLKHIIGRVSELLGVDVQFASDCMGEEPAAKAAALKPGEALLLENLRFYAEEEGKPRGLAEDATDEEKAAAKKAVKESQKNFTKALASYADCYVNDAFGTAHRAHASTALIAKYFDADNKMFGFLMNKEVIAVEKVMNDIHRPFTAIMGGSKVSSKIEIIENLLTKVDNLIITGGMSFTFTKAMGGKIGSSLCEDDKQELALEIMEKAKANNVNIVLAVDSKIADKFSNDANTQFVAIDQIPDGWSGLDIGPKSEAIFAEVIKNSKTILWNGPTGVFEFDNFASGSHAVGLAIVEATKNGAFSLVGGGDSVACVNKFGLADGVSYVSTGGGALLEAIEGKVLPGIAAIQEA; encoded by the coding sequence ATGCAAACAATTGACAAATTCAACTTTGCCGGTAAAAAGGCATTCGTTAGAGTGGACTTTAATGTTCCATTGGATGAAAATTTCAACATCACAGACGACAATCGTATACGTGCTGCCCTTCCTACATTAAAGAAGATTATCGCTGATGGCGGTAGCCTTATTATTGGTTCTCACCTTGGACGTCCGAAAGGAGCAACTGACAAATTCTCATTAAAACATATAATTGGTCGTGTATCTGAATTGCTTGGCGTAGACGTACAGTTTGCCAGCGATTGCATGGGCGAAGAACCTGCTGCTAAAGCTGCTGCTTTGAAACCAGGTGAAGCTTTATTGCTTGAAAACCTTCGTTTCTACGCTGAAGAAGAAGGCAAACCAAGAGGTCTTGCTGAAGATGCAACAGACGAAGAAAAAGCTGCTGCTAAGAAAGCTGTAAAAGAAAGCCAGAAAAACTTTACTAAAGCTCTTGCTTCTTATGCAGATTGCTATGTAAATGATGCATTTGGTACTGCTCACCGTGCACACGCTTCTACAGCTCTTATCGCTAAATACTTCGATGCTGACAATAAAATGTTCGGTTTCTTAATGAACAAAGAAGTTATCGCTGTAGAAAAAGTAATGAACGACATTCACCGTCCCTTTACTGCTATCATGGGTGGTTCTAAAGTTTCTTCTAAAATTGAAATTATAGAAAACCTACTTACTAAAGTAGACAACCTTATCATCACTGGTGGTATGTCTTTCACATTCACTAAGGCAATGGGTGGTAAAATCGGTTCTTCTCTTTGCGAAGACGATAAACAGGAATTGGCTCTTGAGATTATGGAAAAAGCTAAAGCTAACAACGTAAACATAGTTCTTGCTGTTGACTCTAAGATTGCTGACAAATTCTCAAATGACGCCAACACTCAGTTTGTTGCGATTGACCAAATTCCTGATGGATGGAGTGGTTTGGATATTGGTCCTAAGAGTGAAGCTATCTTTGCTGAAGTTATTAAGAACTCTAAAACAATTCTTTGGAATGGTCCTACAGGTGTATTCGAATTTGATAACTTCGCATCTGGTTCTCATGCAGTAGGTTTAGCTATTGTTGAAGCTACAAAGAACGGTGCATTTTCACTTGTAGGTGGTGGTGATTCTGTTGCTTGTGTAAACAAGTTTGGTTTAGCTGATGGCGTTTCTTATGTATCTACAGGTGGTGGTGCATTATTAGAAGCTATCGAAGGAAAAGTTCTTCCAGGAATCGCAGCTATTCAAGAAGCATAA
- a CDS encoding nitroreductase family protein, with amino-acid sequence MEQFSELIKNRRSTRKFTSEELKQEEVVSLLKAALMSPSSKRTNPWQFIAVDDKETLAKLAKCKDKSADFIAEAALAIVVTADPLASDVWIEDASIASIMIQLQAEDLGLGSCWVQIRERFTATGMSSDEYVHGILDIPLQLQVLSVIAIGHKGMERKPFNEEHLQWEKIHINKYEGK; translated from the coding sequence ATGGAACAATTCAGTGAATTGATAAAGAACAGACGTAGTACCAGAAAGTTTACATCTGAGGAACTGAAACAAGAAGAAGTGGTGAGCTTACTAAAAGCAGCTTTAATGTCACCCTCATCCAAACGTACAAATCCCTGGCAATTTATAGCAGTTGATGATAAAGAGACGTTGGCAAAACTAGCAAAGTGCAAAGACAAAAGTGCTGACTTTATAGCAGAAGCAGCATTGGCTATTGTTGTTACCGCCGATCCGTTAGCAAGTGATGTGTGGATTGAAGATGCTTCCATAGCTTCTATTATGATTCAATTGCAGGCTGAAGATTTAGGGTTAGGCAGTTGCTGGGTGCAAATTCGTGAACGATTTACAGCTACCGGAATGTCTTCCGATGAATATGTGCATGGAATATTGGACATCCCATTACAACTTCAGGTCCTTTCGGTTATTGCTATAGGACATAAAGGTATGGAACGTAAACCTTTTAATGAGGAACATTTACAGTGGGAGAAGATACATATTAATAAGTATGAAGGAAAATAA
- a CDS encoding tetratricopeptide repeat protein, with protein sequence MNETAINEEYERIVHFLDQKRLSEALNRLEVFTQDMSDWGLKNSLEELQTSYRYMLQYMQQGITDPERNNLYRKLLATAYKLAEKARIGKLTPNSTEYYYDRRRYHKFIPLRTLPAVQLELESYTEDMAVGKLLHYTEKQAAELATIRKRHETAASELFYILWLADHWEAQEEEEARNFLQSSLVQVNDLCLFVSALTLSLMQYFDIRKFMLLFDAYQHNANDINQRAIVGLALIIYRYDKRLSLYPEVAARLKLLNEDAIFANNLSVIQIQLLRCRETEKIDKKMREEILPELMKNPNLKNIKFNDEAPDEESGQNDKNPDWEDWMDQSGLSDKLKEMNELQMEGADVYMSTFAQLKTYPFFREMANWFYPFDMQHSSVVQTFSTTPVKRDVLLDTIYQSGFFCNSDKYSFCFTMMQVPEAQREMMAQQFEAQNEAINENNSYDKILAFAQHADTISNQYIHDLYRFFRIHPRRHEFKDPFMESLNLQRCITLKDTVSDTSNQLTLAGYFFHKNYLIEAWLLYEDIVKDKKGDAEIYQKMGYCMQKNKGYEKAIEAYLQADILKPDSIWTNRHLAMCYRQLNQLDKALLYYQKVEAAQPDNLNVLSQIGHCLVGLKRYDEALNYFFKVDYIDSELPKIWRAIAWCSFVIGKHEQAMKYYNKLLEKETQLLDYLNAGHVAWSLGQLEKAVKMYATSLAMSDNQESFLELFNKDKEYLIKQGIKEDDIPLMLDLLRYYR encoded by the coding sequence ATGAACGAAACAGCCATTAACGAAGAATATGAACGGATTGTCCATTTCCTGGATCAGAAAAGATTATCTGAAGCGTTAAACCGTTTGGAAGTTTTTACTCAAGATATGTCAGACTGGGGGTTAAAAAACTCTTTGGAAGAATTGCAAACGTCTTATAGATATATGTTGCAGTACATGCAACAAGGCATTACAGATCCTGAACGTAATAACCTCTACAGAAAACTATTGGCTACGGCATACAAACTAGCTGAAAAAGCCAGAATTGGTAAACTTACCCCAAACTCTACTGAGTATTATTATGATCGGAGAAGATATCATAAATTTATCCCGCTCCGTACTCTTCCGGCGGTACAGTTGGAGCTGGAAAGTTACACCGAAGACATGGCTGTGGGTAAGTTACTACATTATACAGAAAAGCAGGCCGCAGAACTTGCTACTATCCGTAAACGTCATGAAACAGCTGCATCAGAACTTTTCTATATCCTTTGGTTAGCCGACCATTGGGAAGCACAGGAGGAAGAAGAGGCCCGCAACTTCCTGCAATCTTCACTGGTTCAGGTCAATGACCTTTGTTTGTTTGTCAGCGCATTGACATTGAGTTTGATGCAATATTTCGATATTCGCAAATTCATGCTGTTGTTTGATGCATACCAACATAATGCAAACGATATAAACCAGCGGGCTATCGTAGGACTGGCACTTATTATCTACCGTTATGATAAGCGTTTGTCTTTGTATCCTGAAGTAGCAGCCCGACTGAAATTACTAAACGAAGATGCTATCTTTGCTAATAACCTGAGTGTTATACAGATTCAGCTTTTGCGTTGCCGGGAAACAGAAAAGATTGATAAAAAGATGCGTGAAGAGATTCTTCCTGAATTAATGAAGAATCCTAACCTGAAAAATATTAAGTTTAACGATGAAGCTCCGGATGAAGAAAGCGGTCAGAACGATAAGAATCCTGATTGGGAGGATTGGATGGATCAATCCGGACTAAGCGATAAGCTTAAAGAGATGAATGAGCTTCAAATGGAAGGTGCAGATGTTTATATGAGTACTTTTGCCCAACTGAAAACTTACCCTTTCTTCAGAGAAATGGCCAACTGGTTTTATCCGTTTGACATGCAGCACTCATCTGTTGTACAAACGTTCTCTACTACTCCGGTAAAACGAGATGTATTATTAGACACTATTTATCAGTCGGGATTCTTTTGCAACAGCGATAAGTATTCTTTCTGCTTCACCATGATGCAGGTTCCGGAAGCTCAGCGTGAGATGATGGCACAGCAATTTGAGGCTCAGAATGAAGCAATCAATGAAAACAACAGTTATGATAAGATTCTAGCTTTTGCCCAACATGCAGATACCATTAGTAATCAGTACATACACGACTTGTATCGTTTCTTTAGGATTCATCCACGCAGACATGAGTTTAAAGATCCATTCATGGAATCTCTTAACCTGCAACGTTGTATTACACTAAAAGATACAGTTAGCGACACCAGTAACCAACTCACTCTTGCCGGCTATTTCTTCCACAAGAATTATCTGATAGAAGCCTGGTTGCTTTATGAAGATATTGTTAAAGACAAGAAGGGCGATGCTGAAATCTATCAGAAGATGGGTTATTGCATGCAAAAGAACAAGGGTTATGAAAAAGCAATTGAGGCTTATCTGCAAGCTGATATTCTGAAGCCCGACAGTATCTGGACAAACAGGCATCTGGCTATGTGCTACCGCCAGCTAAACCAATTGGATAAAGCACTTCTTTATTATCAGAAAGTTGAAGCTGCCCAGCCGGATAATCTGAATGTTCTTTCACAAATAGGTCACTGCCTGGTGGGACTCAAACGATATGACGAAGCCTTGAACTATTTCTTCAAGGTTGATTATATAGACTCTGAATTACCAAAGATATGGCGTGCAATTGCCTGGTGTTCTTTCGTAATAGGAAAACATGAGCAGGCGATGAAGTATTATAATAAATTATTGGAAAAGGAAACTCAATTGCTGGACTATCTGAATGCCGGACATGTAGCCTGGAGTTTGGGACAATTAGAGAAAGCCGTAAAAATGTATGCCACCAGTCTTGCTATGAGTGATAATCAGGAATCCTTTCTGGAATTATTTAATAAGGATAAAGAATACTTGATTAAACAGGGCATTAAAGAAGATGATATTCCACTAATGCTTGATCTGTTAAGATATTATCGATAA
- a CDS encoding GLPGLI family protein — protein sequence MNKIRIILITLLGLCNLPLFAQIKLDSAYLQVTFLEDYIKDIDTKKMGYDELFLNIGSHISEFYSKREYQVQNIRDSIFAIGGNISQATSLIADIPRSYQYYHVYKNYPSEGMLTYTDKVLFDSYRYEESLEKPVWNLLNERKDLLGYSCQKAMTEFKGRKWTVWYTAEIPISDGPWKLNGLPGLILDAVDSDSLYHFYCVGMKLLKKSIPINIKGKFIKCSKQELYEKKKQLSENMVAYIKSMPQITNAILKTPEKTKNKKYLDIEVQEPSKK from the coding sequence ATGAATAAAATTAGAATAATATTAATAACATTACTGGGGTTGTGTAATTTGCCATTATTTGCTCAAATTAAATTAGACAGCGCTTACCTTCAAGTAACTTTTTTAGAAGATTATATAAAGGATATTGATACAAAAAAAATGGGTTATGATGAATTATTCTTGAATATTGGTTCTCATATATCTGAATTCTATAGTAAAAGAGAATATCAAGTACAAAATATACGAGACAGTATTTTTGCAATAGGTGGAAATATTTCACAAGCTACATCTCTTATTGCTGATATTCCCCGAAGTTACCAGTATTATCATGTATATAAGAACTATCCTTCAGAGGGAATGCTAACTTATACGGATAAAGTATTATTTGATTCTTACAGATATGAAGAATCTTTAGAAAAACCTGTATGGAATTTGCTAAATGAACGAAAAGATCTTCTGGGATATTCATGCCAGAAAGCAATGACTGAATTTAAAGGAAGGAAATGGACTGTTTGGTATACTGCTGAAATACCGATTTCGGATGGACCTTGGAAGCTCAATGGATTACCAGGCTTAATATTGGATGCTGTGGATAGCGATAGCCTATATCATTTTTATTGTGTTGGCATGAAACTATTAAAAAAAAGCATACCTATAAATATAAAAGGAAAATTCATTAAATGTTCAAAGCAGGAGCTCTATGAAAAAAAGAAGCAACTGAGCGAGAATATGGTTGCATATATAAAAAGCATGCCTCAAATCACAAATGCTATTTTGAAAACTCCTGAAAAAACAAAAAATAAAAAATATTTAGATATAGAAGTTCAGGAACCGTCTAAAAAATAA
- the nth gene encoding endonuclease III translates to MRKKELYDKVIEWFKENMPVAETELNYNTPYELLVAVILSAQCTDKRVNMITPKLFHDYPTAEALAASTPEVIFEYIRSVSYPNNKAKHLVGMAKMLHNEFHDEVPSDMELLEKMPGVGRKTANVIRAVIFNKEAMPVDTHVFRVSNRIGLTTNSKSPLATEKELVKYIPGELLPIAHHWLILHGRYVCIARNPKCDSCGLKLLCKYYKREYNVIKQ, encoded by the coding sequence ATGAGAAAGAAAGAATTATACGATAAAGTAATTGAGTGGTTCAAAGAAAACATGCCTGTAGCCGAGACTGAACTTAACTACAACACTCCTTATGAATTGTTGGTTGCTGTAATTCTTTCAGCGCAATGCACAGACAAACGTGTGAACATGATTACTCCTAAACTGTTTCATGATTATCCAACCGCCGAAGCATTGGCAGCCAGTACCCCGGAAGTGATATTTGAATACATCAGAAGTGTTTCTTATCCCAACAATAAAGCGAAACACTTAGTTGGCATGGCAAAAATGCTACATAATGAATTTCATGACGAGGTACCATCCGACATGGAATTATTGGAGAAGATGCCTGGTGTAGGAAGAAAAACAGCCAATGTTATCCGTGCTGTGATCTTCAATAAAGAAGCAATGCCTGTAGATACTCACGTATTCAGAGTATCTAACCGGATAGGTCTGACTACAAATTCAAAAAGCCCTCTTGCCACAGAAAAAGAACTTGTAAAATACATTCCGGGTGAATTATTACCCATAGCACACCATTGGCTTATTTTGCATGGAAGATATGTTTGCATAGCAAGGAATCCAAAATGTGATAGTTGTGGGTTAAAATTGCTATGTAAATATTACAAAAGAGAATATAATGTGATAAAACAGTAA
- a CDS encoding MFS transporter, whose protein sequence is MAKDKLVTRSYIFILAANFLLYFGFYLLLPILPFYLTEVFHSNNATIGIILSCYTIAALCIRPFSGYLLDAFARKPLYLFAYFIFTGIFAGYLFSGVLTLFTILRILHGFAFGTVTVGGNTIVIDIMPSSRRGEGLGYYGMMNNTAMSIGPMVGLFLHEVYSFDVIFTCAFVSCSIGLLMAFLIKTPAKKCVKREAISLDRFILLKGVPAGLDLMLLSVPYGMTTTYVAIYAKSMGITSGTGLFFTFMAVGMAVSRLFSGKQVDKGRLLTVLAWGMYLVCFCYFLLSACNMLMEYSSTATTILFFLIALLLGIGFGTMFPAFNTLFVNLAPNSQRGTATSTYLTSWDMGIGIGVLAGGYIGQIATFDKAFFFGACLTVLSVIYFKRKVAPHFEKNKLR, encoded by the coding sequence ATGGCAAAAGACAAGCTGGTTACCCGTAGCTATATATTTATTCTGGCTGCGAATTTTCTGTTGTACTTTGGCTTTTATCTATTACTACCGATACTTCCTTTTTACCTCACAGAGGTTTTTCATTCAAACAATGCTACTATAGGAATAATCCTTTCATGTTATACTATAGCTGCACTCTGTATTCGTCCTTTTTCAGGATATTTGCTTGATGCTTTTGCCCGAAAACCGCTTTATTTATTCGCCTATTTTATTTTCACCGGAATCTTTGCTGGTTACTTATTTTCGGGAGTATTGACCTTGTTCACAATCTTAAGAATTCTTCATGGTTTTGCTTTTGGTACTGTAACTGTTGGTGGTAATACGATAGTGATAGATATTATGCCTTCATCAAGAAGAGGTGAAGGTCTTGGCTATTATGGAATGATGAATAACACAGCAATGAGCATTGGACCGATGGTTGGCTTGTTTTTGCATGAGGTTTACTCGTTTGATGTAATCTTTACCTGTGCATTTGTATCTTGCAGCATCGGACTTTTAATGGCGTTCTTAATAAAAACTCCGGCAAAGAAATGTGTAAAACGTGAAGCAATATCATTGGATAGATTTATTCTGCTGAAAGGAGTTCCCGCCGGACTGGATCTTATGTTGCTATCTGTTCCTTACGGAATGACAACAACCTATGTGGCTATCTATGCTAAAAGCATGGGAATAACGAGTGGCACCGGATTGTTCTTTACCTTTATGGCAGTGGGAATGGCCGTTTCGCGTTTATTTTCGGGTAAACAAGTTGATAAAGGGCGACTACTGACCGTTTTAGCATGGGGAATGTACCTGGTTTGTTTCTGCTATTTTTTACTTTCAGCATGTAATATGCTGATGGAGTACAGCAGTACAGCTACCACAATCTTATTCTTTTTGATAGCTCTTCTTCTGGGAATTGGCTTCGGAACAATGTTTCCGGCATTTAATACGCTTTTTGTTAATCTGGCTCCAAATTCTCAAAGAGGAACAGCAACTTCTACCTACTTAACTTCATGGGATATGGGTATTGGTATAGGCGTTCTTGCAGGAGGATATATAGGACAAATAGCAACATTCGATAAGGCATTCTTTTTCGGAGCTTGCCTCACCGTTTTATCTGTAATCTATTTCAAAAGGAAAGTTGCTCCACACTTTGAAAAAAATAAATTAAGATAA
- the pheS gene encoding phenylalanine--tRNA ligase subunit alpha: MIAKIKQLLEEVEALKASNAEELEALRIKYLSKKGAINDLMADFRNVAADQKKEVGMRLNELKTKAQEQINALKEAFESQDSSSCDLDLTRSAYPVDLGTRHPLSIVKNEIIDIFGRLGFSIAEGPEIEDDWHVFSALNFAEDHPARDMQDTFFIEAHPDIILRTHTSSVQSRVMEVSQPPIRIICPGRVYRNEAISYRAHCFFHQVEALYIDKDVSFTDLKQVLLLFAKEMFGADTKIRLRPSYFPFTEPSAEMDISCNICGGKGCPFCKHTGWVEILGCGMVDPNVLESNGIDSKVYSGYALGMGIERITNLKYQVKDLRMFSENDTRFLKQFEAAN; the protein is encoded by the coding sequence ATGATAGCTAAAATTAAGCAACTACTAGAAGAAGTTGAAGCATTAAAAGCATCTAATGCGGAAGAGTTAGAAGCTCTGCGTATTAAATATTTAAGCAAAAAAGGAGCAATTAATGACCTTATGGCTGATTTCCGTAATGTAGCGGCTGATCAGAAAAAGGAAGTGGGAATGAGACTGAATGAGCTGAAAACAAAAGCTCAGGAGCAGATTAATGCCTTGAAAGAGGCTTTCGAAAGTCAGGACAGCAGTTCATGCGATTTAGATTTAACTCGCTCTGCTTATCCAGTTGACTTAGGAACTCGTCACCCACTATCTATTGTTAAGAATGAAATTATCGATATTTTTGGCCGTCTGGGATTCAGTATTGCAGAGGGACCTGAAATTGAAGATGACTGGCATGTATTCTCTGCTTTGAACTTCGCTGAAGATCACCCGGCAAGAGATATGCAGGATACATTCTTCATTGAAGCACATCCTGATATCATATTGCGTACACATACATCTTCTGTACAAAGTCGTGTAATGGAAGTTTCACAACCTCCTATCCGCATTATTTGTCCGGGACGTGTATACCGTAACGAAGCAATCAGTTACCGTGCTCACTGCTTCTTCCACCAGGTTGAAGCTCTTTATATTGACAAGGATGTATCTTTCACTGACCTGAAACAAGTGCTTCTGCTTTTTGCAAAAGAGATGTTTGGTGCAGATACCAAGATTCGTCTTCGTCCAAGTTATTTCCCATTCACTGAACCAAGTGCTGAAATGGATATCAGTTGTAATATCTGTGGCGGTAAAGGTTGTCCTTTCTGCAAGCACACAGGATGGGTAGAAATTTTAGGTTGTGGTATGGTTGACCCTAACGTTCTTGAAAGTAACGGAATAGACAGCAAAGTTTACTCTGGTTATGCTCTTGGAATGGGTATTGAACGTATTACCAATCTGAAATATCAGGTAAAAGACCTTCGAATGTTCTCGGAAAATGATACTCGTTTCCTGAAGCAGTTCGAAGCAGCAAACTAA
- a CDS encoding ABC transporter substrate-binding protein, protein MKKYIFVVSIILTTSFFISCKGKEKVVDKNELQEINLGVMQSMDYVPFTVAQKQGIYDSLGLKVNFIKYLSSDDLEFDFKSGKLDGAITDLTRAITLHANGSRLKVIMKNDGILYLIAGKESGIKELTDLRKMNIGVSENTITDFSTDIALKNANILTVNVNKPNISKITVRLEMLQNGQIDAAFFPDPYATIAIKDGHKSLESTKDLGINATTTIFSENAIKDKNNEIMALILGYNLGIGFIKSHPKNEWIETLSEDFDLARSVVKQIPLPDYYRAELPKIKDIKASIGWLKIKQLIPEEYNEKNLIDSTFVNQP, encoded by the coding sequence ATGAAAAAATACATTTTTGTCGTTAGTATTATCCTTACCACCTCATTTTTTATTTCCTGCAAGGGAAAAGAAAAGGTTGTAGATAAGAATGAACTTCAGGAAATAAATCTCGGTGTGATGCAGTCAATGGATTATGTACCATTTACCGTAGCTCAGAAACAAGGGATATATGATTCACTGGGATTAAAAGTAAACTTTATAAAATATCTGTCCTCAGATGATTTGGAGTTCGACTTCAAATCTGGCAAATTAGACGGTGCCATAACCGATTTAACAAGAGCTATAACACTGCATGCAAATGGTTCCAGATTAAAAGTTATAATGAAAAACGATGGAATTCTTTATTTGATAGCAGGAAAAGAATCTGGCATAAAAGAGCTTACAGACCTAAGAAAAATGAATATTGGTGTTTCAGAAAATACCATAACAGATTTTTCTACAGATATAGCTTTAAAGAATGCTAACATCCTGACCGTAAACGTAAACAAACCTAATATTAGCAAAATAACTGTCCGATTGGAGATGTTGCAAAACGGGCAGATCGACGCAGCTTTCTTCCCCGATCCGTATGCAACTATCGCTATTAAGGATGGACACAAATCATTAGAATCGACTAAAGATCTGGGCATTAATGCAACTACTACTATATTTTCCGAAAATGCTATAAAAGATAAGAATAACGAAATTATGGCATTAATACTTGGATACAATCTCGGCATAGGCTTTATAAAAAGCCATCCGAAAAATGAATGGATAGAAACTCTTTCTGAAGATTTCGATTTAGCAAGATCTGTGGTAAAGCAGATTCCATTACCTGATTATTATAGAGCCGAACTTCCAAAAATTAAAGATATAAAAGCCAGCATTGGATGGCTTAAGATTAAACAGCTGATTCCTGAGGAGTATAACGAAAAGAATCTGATAGATAGTACGTTTGTTAATCAGCCATAG